The Bacteroidales bacterium genome has a window encoding:
- a CDS encoding GNAT family protein has translation MIDTIKVKKNLYLRRISHHDAYEVFDLIDNNRLHLSEWLPFIDMTTSVESTHAFIDQVQKEYSREVVFTICFGDEICGLIGLNDIDMQNRKVEIGYWITRHVQGKGIVTESTNALIERVFYQMNFNRVQIKCAVGNIRSSNIPKRLGFKLEGIERQGERHKDGYFDLEVYAMLRAEWVKR, from the coding sequence ATGATTGACACCATTAAAGTAAAAAAGAACCTCTATCTGCGCCGTATCAGCCACCACGATGCGTACGAGGTTTTCGATCTCATCGACAATAACCGCCTGCATCTGAGCGAATGGCTTCCCTTTATCGATATGACCACAAGCGTGGAAAGCACCCATGCTTTTATCGATCAGGTGCAAAAAGAATATTCGCGTGAGGTAGTTTTTACGATCTGTTTTGGCGACGAAATTTGCGGACTCATCGGCCTCAATGATATCGACATGCAAAACCGAAAAGTCGAAATCGGTTATTGGATAACACGCCATGTTCAGGGCAAAGGCATCGTAACAGAATCGACCAACGCTTTGATTGAACGGGTTTTTTACCAAATGAACTTTAACCGTGTCCAGATAAAATGTGCAGTCGGCAATATCCGCAGCAGCAATATCCCAAAACGACTTGGCTTTAAACTGGAAGGAATAGAGCGACAAGGCGAGCGACACAAAGATGGCTACTTCGACCTGGAAGTTTATGCTATGCTCAGGGCTGAATGGGTGAAGCGCTAA
- the coaD gene encoding pantetheine-phosphate adenylyltransferase translates to MSRIAIFPGSFDPITRGHENIIIRSLPLFDKIIIAIGSNQDKKNYFSVEERTGFIRKVFADYPQVSIDTYKGLTVNYCREVGAQYILRGLRTSADFEFERSIAQVNKKMYPAIETVFLLTLPEYTAINSSVVRDILIHGGDPSLFIPDGLSISR, encoded by the coding sequence ATGTCACGAATTGCCATTTTTCCGGGGTCGTTTGATCCAATCACGCGCGGGCACGAAAATATTATAATACGCTCCCTGCCACTGTTCGACAAGATTATCATTGCCATTGGCAGCAACCAGGACAAGAAAAATTACTTCTCGGTGGAAGAGCGGACAGGCTTTATCCGGAAAGTTTTTGCCGACTACCCGCAGGTATCCATCGACACCTACAAGGGGCTAACGGTAAATTACTGCCGCGAGGTGGGAGCACAATACATCCTGCGCGGGCTGCGCACTTCAGCCGACTTCGAGTTTGAACGCTCCATAGCACAAGTCAACAAAAAAATGTATCCGGCCATCGAAACCGTTTTCTTGCTCACCCTGCCCGAATATACGGCCATCAACAGCTCGGTGGTGCGCGACATCCTGATCCATGGCGGCGATCCGTCTCTTTTTATTCCGGATGGATTATCAATCTCCAGATAA
- a CDS encoding M14-type cytosolic carboxypeptidase: MKIQISSQFDAGNIEVVDASDVQNITLNIRKDTQADTFQWFYYRVTGGSGKPLCMKILNAGAASYPEGWEDYMVRASYDTEDWFMVPTRFDGKQLIIDHTPAFNSVFYAYFAPYSYERHLEFVHNVQYSPLVNLSSLGSTVEGRSIDLLTIGDEHDDAKKIWIIARQHPGESQVSYFMEALISRLIEIDDPVSRTLLNKAVFYVVPFVNPDGAVAGNLRANAAGLNLNREWAKPDPQKAPEVYHILQAMQATGVDLNLDIHADEALPYNFISSIEGIPSFDERLKNLLEKFKNSWVEISPDFQTKHGYPVNEPGTANLNICSKAIGERFKCLSMTIEMPFKDHETLPDPVYGWSPARSEKLGHSLVEVIGRIIDDL; the protein is encoded by the coding sequence ATGAAAATACAAATCTCATCTCAATTCGACGCCGGCAACATAGAAGTTGTGGATGCCAGCGATGTTCAAAACATCACCCTCAACATTCGCAAGGATACCCAGGCCGACACTTTCCAGTGGTTTTATTACCGTGTAACCGGCGGCAGCGGAAAACCGCTTTGTATGAAAATTCTCAACGCCGGAGCGGCTAGTTATCCCGAAGGCTGGGAAGATTACATGGTGCGTGCTTCTTACGACACCGAAGATTGGTTCATGGTACCCACGCGCTTCGATGGCAAGCAGCTGATCATCGATCATACACCTGCATTCAATTCGGTGTTTTATGCCTATTTTGCTCCCTACAGCTACGAACGGCATCTGGAGTTTGTGCACAATGTTCAATATTCGCCGCTGGTCAACCTTTCTTCTTTGGGAAGCACCGTTGAAGGTCGCAGCATCGACCTGCTCACCATCGGCGACGAGCACGACGACGCCAAAAAAATATGGATCATCGCCCGCCAGCATCCCGGCGAAAGTCAGGTGTCGTATTTTATGGAGGCGCTCATCAGCCGCCTGATAGAAATAGACGATCCCGTATCGCGTACATTGCTCAACAAAGCGGTTTTTTATGTGGTGCCATTTGTGAATCCTGATGGCGCCGTGGCCGGTAACCTGCGCGCCAATGCTGCCGGCCTCAACCTCAACCGCGAGTGGGCAAAACCTGATCCGCAGAAAGCCCCCGAAGTATATCATATTTTGCAGGCAATGCAGGCAACCGGTGTCGATCTCAACCTCGACATTCATGCCGACGAAGCCTTGCCGTACAATTTCATCTCCTCCATCGAAGGAATTCCTTCTTTCGACGAACGGTTGAAAAATTTGCTCGAAAAATTTAAAAATAGCTGGGTGGAGATAAGCCCCGATTTCCAGACCAAACATGGCTACCCGGTTAACGAGCCTGGCACCGCCAATCTCAACATCTGCTCCAAAGCCATCGGCGAGCGGTTTAAGTGCTTGTCGATGACCATCGAGATGCCATTCAAAGATCACGAGACGTTGCCCGACCCCGTATATGGCTGGTCGCCGGCACGCAGCGAAAAACTTGGCCACAGCCTGGTGGAGGTAATTGGTCGCATCATTGATGACCTATAG
- a CDS encoding DUF2249 domain-containing protein, which translates to MKDWTKLKEQFEVKDVRQLKGNFLPAILKKAQNMDVGEGLCVVQSFEPIPLYSALAEMGYEHDVDKVSDAEYRAYFYRTSKLQPDFPGGMDMPLKPTAMVNFNTIDPKFADLVVNFWSYIWGQENPAIDMKTRLLLSLANAVGGGRMRQATREFLKAYSIGVTTAEFDELFAMFAWNQGVGHFASEIGPSALFAAYKYVKSQEEKGTEHSEIVKGMMERFGEKNPEVGTFFKNKTDD; encoded by the coding sequence ATGAAAGATTGGACAAAGTTAAAAGAGCAATTTGAAGTAAAAGATGTGCGTCAATTGAAAGGCAATTTTTTACCAGCGATATTAAAAAAGGCGCAGAACATGGATGTTGGTGAAGGTTTGTGTGTGGTGCAAAGTTTTGAGCCCATTCCGTTGTATTCGGCTTTGGCCGAAATGGGCTACGAACACGATGTTGATAAAGTTTCGGATGCCGAATACCGTGCGTATTTTTATCGTACTTCAAAACTCCAACCCGATTTTCCGGGCGGCATGGATATGCCATTAAAGCCCACTGCCATGGTAAATTTTAATACCATCGATCCTAAGTTTGCCGACCTTGTGGTGAATTTTTGGAGCTATATCTGGGGCCAGGAAAATCCGGCTATCGACATGAAAACCCGTCTTTTGCTTTCGCTGGCTAATGCTGTTGGCGGCGGACGAATGCGGCAGGCAACCCGCGAATTTTTAAAAGCCTATTCCATTGGGGTAACCACCGCCGAGTTTGATGAACTATTTGCCATGTTTGCCTGGAACCAGGGAGTAGGACATTTTGCTTCCGAAATTGGCCCGTCGGCTCTATTTGCTGCCTACAAATATGTGAAATCACAAGAAGAAAAAGGCACAGAACATAGTGAAATTGTAAAAGGGATGATGGAAAGATTCGGTGAAAAAAACCCGGAGGTCGGCACCTTTTTCAAAAACAAAACTGATGATTAA
- a CDS encoding O-methyltransferase, with protein sequence MSQQTYKATDPAYEEYATAHTTAESTLLQRLYRESALKTNYPNMLSGHLQGQFLRMISQMLRPKRILEIGTFTGYATINLAMGLADEGKIHTIDSNEESVEVGRPYFEAAGLHNKIVTHIGNATEVLKILDKSFDLIFIDADKENYLIYYQMLIDELPSGAIILADNVLWYGKVLDPVHADKETEGILRFNKYVQQDERVENIIIPMRDGLMMVRKK encoded by the coding sequence ATGTCGCAACAAACCTACAAGGCAACCGATCCGGCATACGAAGAATATGCCACCGCGCACACCACCGCGGAGAGCACACTCCTGCAAAGGCTTTACCGCGAATCAGCGCTGAAAACCAATTACCCAAACATGCTCTCAGGACACTTGCAGGGTCAGTTTCTGAGAATGATCAGCCAGATGCTGCGCCCAAAAAGAATTCTCGAAATTGGAACTTTTACGGGCTACGCAACCATCAACCTGGCAATGGGGCTGGCCGATGAGGGAAAAATTCACACCATCGACAGCAACGAAGAATCTGTGGAAGTAGGTCGCCCCTATTTTGAAGCTGCCGGCCTGCACAACAAAATCGTGACACATATCGGCAACGCAACCGAAGTTTTAAAAATACTTGACAAATCTTTTGATCTGATATTTATCGATGCCGACAAAGAAAACTACCTCATCTACTATCAGATGCTCATCGACGAGCTGCCATCGGGTGCAATAATCTTAGCCGATAATGTGCTTTGGTATGGCAAAGTGCTGGATCCCGTCCACGCCGACAAAGAAACCGAGGGCATCCTCCGTTTCAATAAATATGTGCAGCAGGACGAACGGGTGGAAAACATAATCATCCCGATGCGCGACGGACTGATGATGGTGAGGAAAAAGTAA
- a CDS encoding type II toxin-antitoxin system HicB family antitoxin has translation MREVILYPGLDKFWVAECPSLPGCISQGETKKIAITNIKEAIKIYIEALEEDNLPVPEENFNTIVLAV, from the coding sequence ATGAGAGAAGTAATTCTTTACCCCGGATTGGACAAATTCTGGGTTGCAGAATGCCCAAGCCTTCCTGGTTGCATCAGCCAGGGCGAGACCAAAAAAATTGCCATTACTAATATTAAAGAGGCCATAAAGATTTACATCGAAGCACTTGAAGAAGACAACCTACCTGTACCTGAAGAAAACTTCAACACTATAGTGCTGGCGGTATGA
- a CDS encoding type II toxin-antitoxin system HicA family toxin, with protein sequence MTSLPNISGQECIKALQKAGFYFKRQTGSHLVLRRDNPFAQLIVPNHKQLDRGTLRAIIRQADLSVKDFVDLL encoded by the coding sequence ATGACAAGCCTGCCAAATATTTCCGGGCAGGAGTGTATAAAAGCACTCCAAAAGGCTGGTTTTTATTTCAAGCGTCAAACCGGCAGCCATCTTGTCCTTCGTCGTGATAATCCTTTTGCGCAACTCATTGTTCCCAATCATAAACAATTGGATCGTGGGACTCTCAGGGCAATTATTCGTCAGGCTGATTTGAGTGTAAAAGACTTTGTTGATTTGTTGTAA
- the secA gene encoding preprotein translocase subunit SecA: protein MFKTVLKKLVGSKADRDLKTLNPVLAQTLKAYETIKELSTDELRAKTDEFKARITEYIQPETDQIVELKLQIENDPDMDVDHKEKIYEEIDKLETASYEKTQEVLNQILPEAFSVMKETARRFKENETVEVTATQMDRDLAARYDHVNIVDNKAYFDNKWMAGGNMIKWDMVHYDVQLIGGVVLHDGKIAEMATGEGKTLVATLPVYLNALPGKGVHIVTVNDYLAKRDSEWMGMLFMFHGLTVDCIDRHEPNSEARRHAYNCDITYGTNNEFGFDYLRDNMTSNPEEMVQRPHNYTIVDEVDSVLIDDARTPLIISGPTPRGENQLFEELRPNVEKLHNAQRSLVTKILAEAKQLLDGDDVSEDNKKKGGELLLRAHHGLPKNKALIKFLSESGMKSLMIKTENFYMQEQSKHMHIINDPLYFIIEEQNNSIELTEKGIDLLSSSYNDNNFFVLPDLGSELAEMDKENLPEEEKSKRKSELTNEFSIKSERVHSVNQLLRAYSLFEKDVEYIIVDNKVKIVDEQTGRIMEGRRYSDGLHQALEAKEDVKIEAATQTYATITLQNYFRMYRKLAGMTGTAETEAGELWDIYKLDVVVIPTNRPITRDDREDEVYKTKGEKYNAVIEEIARLVEQGRPSLVGTTSVETSELLSRMLQRRKIPHNILNAKLHQKEADIVAEAGQAGKVTIATNMAGRGTDIKLGKSVKDSGGLAIIGTERHESRRVDRQLRGRAGRQGDPGSSQFFVSLEDDLMRMFGSERISKIMDRLGIDKGEMIQHSMISKSIERAQKKVEENNFGIRKRLLEYDDVMNVQREVIYKQRRHALYGERLAVDISNMMYDLSDQIVADYTEIGDFEGFRLEVLKDMALNVPISEKDFLESSKENLTNQLFDHVFAAYRNKMKLIAEKANPVIRQVYENESRYENIAIPITDGIRQRQAVANLKKAYENGGREITLAIEKSIVLSFIDDAWKEHLREMDDLKQSVQNVTYEQKDPLLIYKLESFELFKGMVQRTNRAIISFLIKAHLPIQEPSNVREAQMPRRADRRRLQEGRDDLLSQSHSNTQQKQKPQPVKVEKKVGRNEPCPCGSGKKFKNCHGRGGSV, encoded by the coding sequence ATGTTTAAAACTGTTCTGAAAAAACTTGTTGGCAGTAAGGCCGATCGCGATCTTAAAACCCTCAATCCTGTTCTTGCCCAAACGCTGAAGGCTTACGAAACCATCAAGGAATTATCTACCGACGAACTGCGCGCCAAGACCGATGAGTTTAAAGCACGCATCACTGAATATATCCAGCCGGAAACTGACCAAATCGTTGAACTGAAGTTGCAGATCGAAAACGACCCCGACATGGACGTGGACCACAAAGAAAAGATTTACGAAGAGATCGATAAACTGGAAACCGCCAGCTACGAGAAGACGCAGGAAGTCCTCAATCAGATTTTGCCCGAAGCCTTTTCGGTGATGAAAGAAACTGCACGCCGTTTCAAAGAAAATGAAACTGTAGAAGTAACGGCAACGCAGATGGACCGTGACCTGGCAGCCCGATACGATCATGTAAACATCGTCGACAACAAAGCCTATTTCGACAACAAGTGGATGGCCGGTGGTAATATGATAAAGTGGGACATGGTGCACTACGACGTGCAACTTATCGGCGGCGTTGTGCTACACGATGGAAAAATTGCCGAGATGGCTACCGGCGAAGGTAAAACATTGGTGGCAACATTGCCCGTTTACCTCAACGCGCTGCCTGGCAAAGGCGTTCACATTGTAACCGTAAACGACTATCTGGCCAAGCGCGACAGCGAATGGATGGGTATGCTCTTTATGTTTCACGGCCTCACGGTAGACTGTATCGACCGCCACGAACCAAACAGCGAGGCTCGCCGGCATGCCTACAACTGCGACATCACCTATGGCACCAACAATGAGTTTGGCTTCGACTACCTCCGCGACAATATGACCAGTAATCCCGAAGAGATGGTGCAGCGCCCCCACAATTACACCATCGTGGACGAGGTAGACTCGGTATTAATCGACGACGCGCGCACGCCGCTTATCATCTCCGGCCCAACACCCAGAGGCGAAAACCAGTTGTTCGAAGAATTGCGTCCCAACGTGGAGAAATTACACAACGCTCAACGCTCGCTGGTTACCAAAATATTGGCGGAAGCCAAACAACTCCTCGATGGCGACGACGTAAGTGAAGATAATAAGAAAAAAGGAGGAGAGCTGCTTCTTAGAGCCCATCATGGACTTCCCAAAAATAAGGCGCTCATCAAGTTCCTGAGCGAATCCGGCATGAAATCGCTGATGATCAAGACCGAGAACTTTTACATGCAGGAGCAAAGTAAGCACATGCACATCATCAACGATCCGCTTTATTTTATAATAGAAGAACAAAACAACAGCATCGAGCTTACCGAAAAGGGCATCGATTTGCTGAGCAGCTCCTACAACGATAACAATTTCTTTGTTCTGCCCGACCTGGGATCGGAGCTTGCTGAGATGGACAAGGAAAACCTTCCTGAAGAAGAAAAATCAAAACGCAAAAGCGAGCTCACCAACGAGTTTTCGATCAAGTCGGAACGCGTGCACTCAGTAAACCAACTGCTGCGCGCCTATTCACTTTTCGAGAAAGATGTGGAGTACATCATCGTAGATAATAAGGTGAAGATTGTGGATGAGCAAACGGGCCGTATCATGGAGGGGCGCCGCTACTCCGACGGATTGCATCAGGCGCTCGAAGCCAAGGAAGATGTAAAAATAGAAGCGGCTACGCAAACCTACGCTACCATTACCCTGCAGAACTACTTCCGCATGTACAGGAAACTTGCCGGGATGACCGGTACCGCCGAAACGGAAGCCGGCGAGCTATGGGATATCTATAAACTCGACGTGGTGGTGATTCCTACCAACCGTCCCATCACCCGCGACGACCGCGAAGACGAGGTGTACAAAACCAAAGGTGAAAAATACAATGCGGTGATCGAAGAGATAGCGCGGCTGGTAGAACAAGGAAGGCCTTCGCTGGTAGGAACTACCTCGGTAGAAACATCTGAACTGCTGAGCCGCATGTTGCAACGCCGCAAGATTCCGCACAATATCCTCAACGCTAAGCTGCACCAAAAAGAGGCCGACATTGTGGCCGAAGCCGGACAAGCCGGTAAAGTGACCATTGCTACCAACATGGCAGGTCGTGGTACCGACATCAAACTGGGCAAAAGTGTAAAAGACTCCGGCGGACTGGCCATCATCGGCACCGAACGCCATGAGTCGCGCCGCGTCGACCGCCAGTTGCGTGGTCGTGCCGGACGTCAGGGCGACCCTGGCAGTTCCCAGTTTTTCGTGTCGCTCGAAGACGACCTGATGCGTATGTTTGGAAGCGAACGGATCTCAAAAATTATGGACCGTCTGGGCATCGACAAAGGTGAGATGATCCAGCACTCGATGATCAGCAAAAGCATAGAGCGGGCACAGAAAAAAGTAGAAGAAAACAACTTCGGCATCCGTAAACGATTGCTCGAATACGACGACGTAATGAACGTACAGCGCGAGGTGATCTACAAACAACGACGCCATGCCCTTTACGGGGAAAGACTGGCTGTAGACATTTCCAACATGATGTACGACCTGAGCGACCAGATCGTGGCCGACTACACCGAAATCGGCGACTTCGAGGGATTCCGCCTGGAAGTGCTCAAAGATATGGCGCTCAACGTGCCCATCAGCGAGAAAGATTTCCTGGAATCATCAAAAGAGAACCTTACCAACCAGCTCTTCGACCATGTGTTCGCTGCTTACCGCAACAAGATGAAGCTCATCGCCGAGAAGGCTAATCCGGTTATCAGACAGGTATATGAAAACGAATCGCGTTACGAAAACATTGCCATTCCCATCACCGACGGTATCCGCCAGCGTCAGGCTGTGGCCAATCTAAAGAAAGCCTATGAGAATGGCGGCCGCGAGATAACACTAGCTATCGAGAAAAGTATTGTGCTGTCGTTTATCGACGACGCCTGGAAAGAACACCTTCGCGAGATGGACGACCTGAAGCAAAGCGTGCAAAACGTTACTTACGAGCAAAAAGACCCGCTGCTGATCTACAAGCTGGAATCCTTCGAGCTGTTTAAAGGAATGGTACAACGAACCAACCGTGCAATCATTTCCTTTTTGATAAAAGCCCACCTGCCCATACAGGAACCGTCCAACGTGCGCGAGGCTCAAATGCCACGCCGTGCCGACCGCCGGCGCCTACAGGAAGGTCGCGACGACCTGCTCTCGCAATCGCACAGCAACACACAGCAAAAGCAAAAACCACAGCCTGTAAAAGTGGAGAAAAAGGTAGGCCGCAACGAACCCTGCCCCTGTGGCAGCGGCAAGAAATTCAAAAATTGCCATGGAAGAGGCGGCTCCGTTTAA
- a CDS encoding DUF998 domain-containing protein, whose product MIWIKLGILLIGFANAGLLPYSIGKALHHVNFDLKNQTLSFLSNKTLYGERLVKGYKVMLFTTGILTYTFFWLLTRFYDLGEFEKLMQYIDLGFASLVLLAFVPHNLKPYSLKSLTPTLQRLIHNLLAVVVFFSLPLLIITFQVSILPELKFLGITGMVIIGIIVVGVVFSILKNGINGATELLFINGISLWTIFVTIITFLS is encoded by the coding sequence ATGATTTGGATTAAACTGGGAATATTGCTTATCGGCTTTGCCAATGCCGGACTGTTGCCTTACTCCATCGGCAAGGCTTTGCATCATGTAAACTTTGATCTTAAAAACCAAACGCTTAGTTTTCTGAGCAACAAAACCCTCTATGGCGAGAGATTAGTTAAAGGTTACAAAGTGATGCTTTTTACCACCGGCATCCTCACCTATACTTTTTTCTGGCTGCTTACACGGTTTTATGACCTGGGCGAATTTGAGAAGTTAATGCAATACATCGATCTTGGTTTTGCTTCGCTGGTGCTGCTGGCATTTGTGCCTCACAACTTAAAACCCTACAGTCTGAAAAGTCTGACGCCAACGCTGCAAAGATTAATTCACAACTTGCTGGCTGTGGTGGTGTTTTTTTCGCTGCCGCTGCTCATTATTACTTTTCAGGTATCTATTCTTCCTGAATTAAAATTTCTCGGAATTACGGGGATGGTGATCATCGGGATCATTGTGGTAGGTGTTGTTTTTTCTATTTTAAAAAATGGTATCAATGGCGCCACAGAATTGTTGTTTATAAATGGAATAAGTTTGTGGACTATTTTTGTGACCATCATTACTTTTCTGAGTTAA
- the amrS gene encoding AmmeMemoRadiSam system radical SAM enzyme, with product MNHPARYYEEIFRYQLRCHLCPHHCTIGDGKTGICRVRKNVQGELFLQTYGEVSSMGFDPIEKKPLYHFYPGSIIFSVGNYGCNLRCKFCQNSEISQDVPRQFTPGRQYPPEEIVALAGEKKSNVGIAFTYNEPTVWFEYMMDIANLSRKEKMKNVVITNGFISPEPLAELIEVTDAFNVDLKAFTEDFYLTQTMSKLEPVKETLIQIKRSGRHLEITNLVIPSRNDDKTTFEEMILWIRENLGSDTVLHLSRYFPTYKMSEPPTPIETLQELHALASAHLEYVYVGNASAGDSANTYCPKCHQKVIDRSRYDAWFTGLSKTGQCNHCGHQIMTHI from the coding sequence ATGAACCATCCAGCTCGCTACTACGAAGAGATTTTCCGATACCAGTTACGCTGCCACCTGTGTCCGCACCATTGTACTATCGGCGATGGTAAGACTGGTATCTGCCGCGTACGTAAAAACGTGCAGGGCGAGTTGTTTCTGCAAACTTACGGCGAGGTATCGTCGATGGGTTTTGATCCTATCGAAAAAAAGCCGCTGTATCATTTTTATCCCGGCAGCATCATTTTTTCGGTTGGCAACTATGGGTGTAATTTGCGTTGTAAATTTTGCCAAAACTCTGAAATTTCGCAGGATGTGCCCCGGCAATTTACTCCCGGACGGCAGTATCCGCCGGAAGAGATTGTGGCGCTGGCTGGCGAAAAAAAATCCAATGTGGGCATTGCTTTTACCTACAACGAGCCTACGGTTTGGTTTGAATATATGATGGACATCGCCAACCTTTCACGGAAAGAAAAGATGAAAAATGTGGTTATCACCAATGGTTTTATTTCACCGGAGCCACTGGCCGAACTCATCGAAGTAACGGATGCTTTCAACGTGGATCTGAAAGCTTTTACCGAAGACTTTTATCTCACCCAAACCATGTCGAAGCTGGAGCCTGTTAAGGAGACATTGATACAGATAAAGCGCAGCGGACGTCATCTGGAAATCACCAATCTTGTCATCCCCAGCCGCAACGACGACAAAACCACTTTTGAAGAGATGATACTGTGGATACGCGAAAATCTGGGCAGCGACACGGTGCTGCATCTCTCACGTTATTTTCCTACCTATAAAATGTCGGAGCCTCCCACACCCATCGAAACACTGCAGGAACTGCACGCTCTGGCCAGCGCACATCTGGAATATGTGTATGTAGGCAATGCTTCCGCCGGCGATAGCGCCAACACCTACTGCCCCAAGTGTCATCAGAAAGTGATAGACCGGAGCCGCTACGACGCCTGGTTTACCGGACTATCCAAAACAGGGCAATGCAACCATTGCGGGCATCAGATTATGACACATATTTAA
- a CDS encoding pitrilysin family protein gives MDYQYSQLPNGLRVIHKQVPANVAHLGVIIDAGTRDELPHQNGLAHLIEHMIFKGTQKRKAFHILSRLENVGGELNAYTSKEETCVYASFLHAHYPRAMELFADIITQSTYPDKELEKEKDVVIDEINSYKDNPSELIFDEFETLFFGNHPIGRNILGTPESVKQLQRPDIMEFLHRNYQPQHMVISSVGNISLDRLILLINKYFGSLSGNENRAPRSPFDAYQPASRTEALSNFQAHCIIGAPAYSVFDERKTALALLINILGGPGMNSRLNLNVREKYGYCYNIEAHYHPYSDGGYFSIYMGTDVEYLEKTMKLVLKELNLMRTTRLGTLQLHRAKQQIAGQLAIALESNAGEMLTMGKSHLFFEHVDSYNQVMERVKTLTDVRLLEVANEIFDTSQLSKLTFVPQNGDGEK, from the coding sequence ATGGATTATCAATATTCGCAGTTACCTAATGGCTTACGCGTTATCCACAAGCAAGTGCCCGCCAACGTGGCGCACTTGGGTGTGATTATCGACGCAGGCACCCGCGATGAATTGCCCCATCAAAACGGGCTTGCACATCTGATAGAGCACATGATTTTTAAAGGCACGCAAAAACGCAAAGCTTTTCATATCCTGAGCCGCCTCGAGAACGTGGGCGGCGAGCTCAACGCATACACCAGCAAGGAAGAAACCTGCGTGTATGCTTCGTTTCTGCACGCTCACTACCCGCGTGCTATGGAGCTTTTTGCCGACATCATCACCCAATCCACTTATCCCGACAAGGAGCTGGAAAAAGAAAAAGATGTGGTGATTGATGAGATCAACTCTTACAAAGACAATCCTTCTGAGCTGATTTTTGATGAATTTGAAACGCTGTTCTTTGGCAATCACCCCATTGGCCGCAACATATTGGGTACTCCCGAATCGGTTAAGCAGTTGCAGCGCCCCGACATTATGGAGTTTCTCCATCGCAATTATCAGCCACAGCATATGGTGATTTCTTCGGTGGGAAATATTTCGTTGGATCGTCTGATACTTTTGATAAATAAATATTTTGGCTCCCTTTCGGGAAATGAAAACCGGGCGCCACGCTCACCCTTCGATGCATATCAGCCAGCCAGCCGCACCGAAGCGCTCTCCAACTTCCAGGCGCATTGCATCATTGGAGCGCCTGCATATAGTGTTTTTGATGAGAGAAAAACAGCGCTGGCATTATTGATCAACATTCTGGGCGGCCCGGGCATGAATTCGCGGCTCAACCTGAATGTGCGCGAGAAGTACGGCTACTGCTACAACATCGAAGCGCATTATCATCCCTATAGCGATGGCGGATATTTCAGCATCTACATGGGCACCGACGTGGAGTACCTCGAAAAAACCATGAAGCTGGTGCTAAAGGAACTAAACCTGATGCGCACCACCCGGCTGGGCACCTTGCAGTTGCATCGCGCAAAGCAGCAAATTGCTGGTCAGCTTGCCATAGCGCTCGAATCGAATGCCGGCGAAATGCTCACGATGGGAAAGAGTCATCTTTTTTTCGAACATGTAGATAGTTATAATCAGGTAATGGAAAGAGTAAAAACACTCACCGACGTTCGCCTGCTGGAAGTGGCAAACGAAATATTTGATACGTCGCAGCTAAGCAAGCTTACTTTTGTGCCACAAAATGGGGATGGTGAAAAATAA